In Candidatus Vicinibacter proximus, the following are encoded in one genomic region:
- a CDS encoding T9SS type A sorting domain-containing protein, with protein MNFRVYFSSRLTFLRKIAIYAILLLATSANAQYKLDPFSLIELKASCDIERKTLFDKKAISLQAHKNQASLETSVSFYENWLKSNNKLVQTDIYLPELGVQKIYFTAYDFFEPDFKFYLLDQENLKEINLDKGIHLKGIINNNLQSMVSVSLSKGIITGHIQVDGFNSFCITPGNSNKNKFFTNITKANLENEHEIIATCNTDDIRHFIEDKGLFTSRAKESCKRVAISIRADYDLYLKFNKNPQDVSNYILGMFNQINTIYRREDIQISISEIIIHTSPDGFPHTTATEELDHLRLKYKTYNGNISLCLSGATRNGKAALGGIAYINSLCQKNYSYAYVNVNGSYSGIPNFSFDVYSAAHEIGHVLGSRHTHACVWGPNKNQPIDNCAKVEGTCLAGQKPTKGTLMSYCYLAGQPGIDLSLGLGKEPGDLIRSKIAASACLNTYTPKTRSVLKANQHITANFECNDGIYSNYYYDNNTIDENDDVLIMSIQTNGQNIGSILDGTLKISEHTTEKYGAQKAAKITADYTDKQNEHFAIHKYWEVYSSKILSQPVRVKVYLNNLDFEEVQGSIPGYTKEQLKLFTIKSPGNPNPESNHALTSKNEYKEFKNSISLSQNTYILSSITQNESSAEFETIELSAVGFGAQKLSSGTQSETQFTSLKIRKTGSLQNVSWTTVSEKNSKYFIVLKSLNGIKFDSIGTVSASGQSSSNKNYSFNDSNSSPNEVYYRITSMHHDGFKSESPIASLSSSYSALNKLSLYPNPLGAGDLNVEFTINNPIIKTASFRILDPAFNQIENITISVNQGKNLIQLPSTKMKSGFYYIQMIHTTETVTQKIVVKKS; from the coding sequence ATGAATTTTAGAGTATATTTTTCCTCACGGTTAACTTTCCTTCGAAAAATAGCAATATACGCAATATTACTTCTGGCGACTTCAGCAAACGCACAATATAAATTAGATCCATTCTCTTTAATTGAATTAAAAGCATCCTGTGACATTGAACGAAAAACTTTGTTTGATAAAAAAGCAATTTCCCTCCAAGCCCATAAAAACCAAGCCTCTTTAGAAACCAGCGTAAGTTTCTATGAAAATTGGTTGAAGTCCAACAACAAACTGGTTCAAACAGACATTTATCTGCCAGAATTAGGCGTGCAGAAAATATATTTTACTGCTTACGATTTTTTTGAACCCGATTTCAAATTTTATCTTTTAGATCAAGAAAATTTAAAGGAAATAAATTTAGATAAGGGCATTCATTTAAAAGGAATAATAAACAACAACCTGCAATCCATGGTAAGTGTAAGTCTTAGCAAAGGAATTATAACAGGGCACATTCAAGTAGATGGATTCAATAGTTTTTGCATCACGCCAGGAAATTCAAACAAAAACAAATTTTTCACAAATATTACTAAAGCCAACCTTGAAAATGAACATGAAATAATAGCCACATGCAATACAGATGATATCAGGCATTTCATTGAAGACAAAGGTCTTTTTACTTCCAGAGCAAAGGAAAGCTGTAAAAGAGTCGCTATAAGCATTCGGGCAGATTATGATTTATATTTAAAATTCAATAAAAACCCACAGGATGTCAGTAATTATATTCTTGGAATGTTCAATCAAATAAATACAATTTACCGAAGAGAGGATATCCAAATCAGTATTTCAGAAATCATTATACACACATCACCGGATGGCTTCCCACATACTACTGCAACAGAAGAATTGGATCACTTGAGACTTAAGTACAAAACCTATAATGGCAACATATCATTGTGTCTTTCCGGAGCAACCAGAAATGGGAAAGCCGCATTAGGAGGAATAGCTTACATTAATTCTCTATGTCAGAAGAACTATTCCTATGCCTATGTAAATGTCAATGGGAGCTACTCAGGCATCCCTAATTTTAGCTTCGATGTGTATTCTGCAGCGCATGAAATTGGACATGTTTTAGGCTCAAGACATACGCACGCTTGTGTCTGGGGACCCAATAAAAATCAACCTATTGACAATTGTGCAAAGGTAGAAGGAACTTGCCTGGCTGGTCAAAAACCAACAAAAGGGACACTTATGAGTTATTGCTATTTGGCAGGACAGCCCGGAATAGACCTTTCCCTTGGATTAGGTAAAGAGCCGGGAGATCTGATAAGAAGTAAAATTGCAGCATCTGCTTGCCTAAATACCTATACACCTAAGACAAGATCAGTTTTAAAAGCCAATCAACACATTACAGCTAATTTTGAATGTAATGATGGAATATATTCAAACTACTATTATGATAATAATACCATTGATGAAAATGATGATGTTTTAATTATGTCCATTCAAACAAATGGTCAAAATATAGGCTCTATACTGGATGGAACTTTAAAAATTTCAGAACATACTACAGAAAAATACGGGGCCCAAAAAGCAGCTAAAATTACTGCTGATTATACCGACAAACAAAATGAGCATTTTGCAATCCATAAATATTGGGAGGTTTATTCATCCAAAATCCTTTCGCAACCGGTTAGAGTTAAAGTTTATCTAAATAATCTGGATTTTGAAGAAGTGCAAGGCTCTATTCCTGGTTATACAAAAGAGCAATTAAAACTTTTTACCATTAAATCACCTGGAAATCCAAATCCTGAATCCAACCATGCTTTGACATCCAAAAATGAATACAAGGAATTTAAGAATTCCATAAGTCTATCTCAAAACACTTATATCCTCTCTTCCATTACACAAAATGAAAGTAGTGCAGAATTCGAAACAATTGAATTAAGTGCAGTTGGCTTCGGAGCTCAAAAATTAAGTTCCGGTACCCAATCAGAAACTCAATTTACTAGTCTCAAAATCAGAAAAACAGGATCTTTACAAAATGTAAGCTGGACTACAGTTTCTGAGAAAAATTCAAAATACTTCATTGTCCTGAAAAGTTTAAATGGAATTAAATTTGATTCCATAGGAACAGTATCTGCAAGTGGTCAATCAAGTTCCAACAAGAACTATTCATTTAACGATTCCAATAGTTCGCCAAATGAAGTTTATTACAGAATCACAAGTATGCATCATGATGGTTTCAAATCCGAATCACCAATTGCTTCACTATCCAGTTCTTATTCTGCATTAAACAAATTGAGTCTTTATCCGAATCCGCTTGGTGCAGGAGATCTAAATGTTGAGTTTACCATAAACAACCCAATAATTAAGACCGCCAGCTTTAGAATACTGGATCCTGCATTTAACCAAATAGAAAATATTACTATATCTGTTAATCAAGGTAAAAACCTGATCCAACTACCTTCCACAAAAATGAAAAGTGGTTTTTACTATATACAGATGATTCATACTACTGAAACAGTCACTCAAAAAATTGTCGTAAAAAAATCATAA
- the prmC gene encoding peptide chain release factor N(5)-glutamine methyltransferase, whose amino-acid sequence MSGLYNNCELGLLQDYILKSEWFKIYNSGICKNVSKELPTFKQIVDDLASMVPVQYAIHESDFMGLVLYVDSSVLIPRPETEELTAWVSQKGGNNSTLKVLDVGCGSGCISIYLKKKHVHWKVTALDVSALALQVAKENATRVGVTIDFIQLDFLKEGDLILDSFDIIVSNPPYISKEESNVMSTNTLAYEPEIALFPIGDDPLIFYKEIALFGKSHLKPEGEIYCELNEFLVLEIHEIFRLNGYRSIEIRNDMQGKSRMLKARMA is encoded by the coding sequence TTGAGTGGATTATATAATAATTGTGAATTAGGGTTATTGCAAGATTATATACTTAAATCAGAGTGGTTTAAAATATATAATTCTGGAATTTGTAAGAATGTAAGTAAGGAATTGCCTACGTTTAAACAAATTGTCGATGATCTGGCCTCTATGGTTCCAGTACAATATGCCATTCACGAATCTGATTTTATGGGATTGGTTTTATATGTTGATTCATCAGTTCTAATTCCACGTCCGGAAACCGAAGAATTAACTGCTTGGGTTTCTCAAAAAGGAGGAAATAATTCAACTTTAAAAGTTTTAGATGTAGGTTGCGGATCAGGGTGCATATCTATTTACTTAAAGAAAAAGCATGTGCATTGGAAGGTGACGGCCTTGGATGTATCCGCATTGGCTCTCCAGGTGGCTAAAGAGAATGCAACAAGAGTTGGTGTTACCATTGATTTTATACAACTTGATTTCTTAAAGGAGGGAGATTTGATTTTGGATTCATTTGATATTATTGTTTCAAACCCACCGTATATAAGTAAAGAAGAATCCAATGTAATGTCTACGAATACACTTGCCTATGAGCCTGAAATTGCTCTTTTCCCAATAGGAGATGATCCACTAATTTTTTATAAAGAAATAGCTCTTTTTGGAAAATCACACCTTAAGCCTGAAGGTGAAATTTATTGCGAATTAAATGAATTCCTTGTTTTGGAGATCCATGAAATATTTAGATTAAATGGGTATCGGTCGATTGAAATCCGAAACGATATGCAAGGAAAATCAAGGATGTTAAAAGCCAGAATGGCCTAA
- a CDS encoding translation initiation factor produces the protein MVKKFNNLSDLGLIYSTHDSSSQEKAEESTDQISLSTQIVRVQLETKHRGGKAVSKIMGLLLSDDKLEELAKFIKQKCGVGGSVKDGEILIQGDHVKKIIEILIQKGFKNTKRTGG, from the coding sequence ATGGTAAAGAAATTCAACAATCTCTCAGATCTTGGACTGATATATTCCACTCATGACTCAAGTAGTCAAGAAAAAGCAGAAGAATCCACAGATCAAATTTCATTAAGCACACAAATCGTGAGGGTTCAATTGGAGACCAAACACAGAGGAGGAAAAGCAGTTTCCAAAATTATGGGTCTATTGTTATCAGATGACAAATTGGAAGAACTTGCAAAATTTATAAAGCAAAAATGTGGAGTCGGTGGTAGTGTAAAAGATGGTGAAATATTAATACAGGGAGATCATGTAAAAAAAATTATTGAAATACTTATCCAAAAGGGTTTTAAAAACACCAAGAGAACAGGGGGATGA
- the hscA gene encoding Fe-S protein assembly chaperone HscA, whose amino-acid sequence MGKIAINFKTGAIKKNEEIIVGIDLGTTNSLISLIKDGNPLIIKDKDQNDLFVPSIIHLNSNGKITVGQGAKKQLSLDPESTIYSVKRLMGKSLNDLKNQKQHFGYHLSEDSSDELIRVKIKDKYYTPIELSAMILKYLKEEAEKSTGAKIEKAVITVPAYFNDNQRQATRDAGRLAGLDVLRIVNEPTAASLAFGIGLNREESKKIAVYDLGGGTFDVSILRIEDGVFDVLSTRGDTFLGGDDFDQAIVEFWSKKYSIESPKDFAHKNKLRILAEKAKMYLNENKSHTTEWNGIKLHISQSEFEELTKPLVKKTLDCCSLALKDSGLALTELDEVLLVGGSTRMKVIKSAVRDFFKIMPNDNLNPDEAVCLGAAIQADILSGNRKDLLLLDVNPLSLGIETLGGLMDVIIPRNSKLPINQARNYTTSKDGQVKLKIAVYQGERDLVEHNRLLGEFILDKIPPMATGIPKIEVSFHVDVDGILKVKAKELRSGQAQEIEIKSQFSLSPHEMARMLSESILHAASDIEKKSLVDLINEAEILILHTEKFLKNHQSWISPIKDMEIKNICFDLKKQISLQTKESIQLEMEKLKEVTTPLAHQAMDNTIQEALKGQRI is encoded by the coding sequence ATGGGGAAAATTGCAATTAACTTCAAGACAGGCGCTATAAAGAAAAATGAGGAGATCATTGTTGGAATTGATCTTGGCACTACCAACAGCCTTATTTCCCTGATTAAAGATGGCAACCCATTGATAATTAAAGACAAAGACCAAAACGACCTTTTTGTCCCTTCCATAATTCACCTTAACTCTAATGGAAAAATTACTGTTGGGCAAGGCGCAAAGAAGCAACTAAGTCTGGACCCGGAATCCACTATATATTCAGTTAAGAGGTTGATGGGCAAGTCTTTGAATGACCTTAAGAATCAAAAACAACACTTTGGATATCACCTGAGCGAAGACAGCTCAGATGAATTGATTAGAGTAAAAATCAAGGATAAATACTACACTCCGATTGAGCTTTCAGCAATGATTCTAAAATATTTGAAAGAAGAAGCGGAAAAAAGTACAGGGGCTAAAATTGAGAAAGCAGTAATAACGGTACCCGCATATTTCAACGACAACCAACGACAAGCTACTAGAGATGCCGGAAGACTTGCTGGACTTGATGTTCTAAGAATTGTAAATGAACCCACTGCTGCAAGTTTAGCATTTGGAATAGGTCTGAACCGGGAAGAATCCAAAAAAATAGCTGTATATGATTTGGGAGGTGGAACATTTGATGTTTCTATACTCAGAATTGAGGATGGGGTATTTGATGTCTTATCCACCAGAGGAGACACATTTTTAGGTGGAGATGATTTTGATCAGGCTATTGTGGAATTTTGGTCAAAAAAATATAGTATTGAATCGCCTAAAGATTTTGCCCATAAAAACAAATTGAGAATTCTCGCTGAAAAGGCAAAAATGTATCTAAATGAAAACAAATCCCACACTACAGAATGGAATGGAATAAAACTTCACATCTCTCAAAGTGAGTTTGAGGAACTTACAAAACCCTTAGTTAAAAAAACTTTAGATTGCTGCTCACTTGCCCTTAAAGACAGTGGACTTGCTTTAACAGAACTTGATGAAGTGCTTTTGGTGGGCGGTTCCACAAGGATGAAAGTAATCAAATCTGCAGTTCGTGATTTTTTTAAAATTATGCCCAACGACAATTTGAATCCGGATGAAGCGGTATGTCTTGGCGCAGCTATTCAGGCTGATATCCTCAGTGGAAACAGAAAAGACTTACTTTTACTGGATGTAAATCCGCTCTCTTTAGGTATTGAAACATTAGGTGGACTTATGGACGTAATCATCCCTAGAAATTCAAAACTACCTATAAATCAGGCGAGAAACTATACTACTTCGAAAGATGGGCAGGTTAAACTTAAAATTGCAGTATATCAGGGTGAAAGGGATTTAGTGGAACATAATCGTTTGCTCGGTGAATTTATCCTGGACAAGATACCCCCAATGGCAACAGGCATTCCAAAAATAGAAGTAAGTTTCCATGTAGATGTGGATGGCATTTTAAAAGTTAAAGCCAAAGAATTAAGATCAGGCCAAGCGCAGGAAATTGAAATTAAATCTCAGTTTTCTTTGAGTCCGCACGAAATGGCAAGGATGCTCTCTGAATCCATTTTACATGCTGCATCAGACATAGAAAAAAAATCCTTAGTTGATTTGATTAATGAAGCTGAAATATTGATCTTGCACACTGAAAAATTTCTAAAAAATCATCAGTCCTGGATATCTCCTATAAAAGATATGGAAATTAAAAATATTTGCTTTGATCTTAAAAAACAAATTAGTTTGCAAACAAAAGAAAGCATTCAGCTTGAGATGGAAAAATTAAAGGAAGTTACCACGCCTCTTGCTCACCAGGCAATGGACAATACTATTCAAGAGGCCTTAAAAGGGCAAAGAATCTAA
- a CDS encoding queuosine precursor transporter — protein MLSISKNKQTILFIVLAGLFITNAILAEFIGVKIFSLEKSLGFTPLNFSLLGIENLAFNLTAGVLLWPVVFILTDIINEYFGPRGVRFLSYLASALIVYAFIVVFFAVRLQPADFWPTSHITGNNPSLGSEVGNLNTAYSLIFGQGLWIILGSLIAFIFGQILDVYVFHKIKEKTGENGIWLRSTGSTIISQFIDSYIVLFIAFYFGAGWSLRQVLAIGTVNYIYKFLVAVIITPLIYIIHHWIEKFLGKELASKLKLEAMNRQNS, from the coding sequence ATGTTGAGCATAAGCAAGAATAAACAAACCATTTTATTTATTGTTTTGGCAGGTTTGTTCATTACAAATGCAATTTTAGCAGAGTTTATTGGAGTTAAAATCTTTTCTCTAGAAAAATCACTTGGTTTTACACCGCTAAATTTCTCATTATTGGGCATTGAAAATTTGGCTTTTAATCTAACAGCCGGAGTTCTCTTATGGCCTGTTGTTTTTATATTGACCGATATAATTAATGAATATTTTGGGCCCAGAGGGGTCAGATTCTTATCTTATCTTGCTTCCGCATTAATAGTTTATGCATTTATAGTTGTTTTTTTTGCTGTCAGACTTCAACCAGCAGATTTTTGGCCAACATCACATATTACTGGTAATAACCCATCACTTGGATCCGAAGTAGGTAATCTTAACACAGCTTATAGCCTTATTTTTGGTCAAGGTTTATGGATCATCCTAGGTTCTCTTATTGCGTTTATTTTTGGACAGATTTTAGATGTTTATGTTTTTCACAAAATAAAAGAAAAAACAGGGGAAAATGGAATTTGGCTTAGATCTACGGGGTCAACAATAATCTCCCAATTCATTGACAGTTATATTGTTTTGTTTATTGCGTTTTATTTTGGAGCAGGTTGGTCTCTCAGGCAAGTTTTAGCAATTGGGACAGTCAACTACATTTATAAATTTCTTGTTGCTGTAATTATTACGCCTCTAATATATATAATTCATCATTGGATTGAAAAATTTCTGGGAAAAGAGTTAGCATCAAAGTTAAAACTTGAAGCCATGAACAGACAAAATTCTTAA
- a CDS encoding amidinotransferase, with the protein MISIMAKQISNTILMVRPTHFGYNQETASSNKFQKKQEKQDAKDIKQKACDEFDQMVSDLRSKGVQVLVFIDSEDILKPDAVFPNNWISMHEDGTLITYPMFAPIRRKERSESIIESLIKDFDVRKRLSLELFESKDLFLEGTGSIIFDHEHKLAYACQSVRTSIEVLQKLCLIINYKPILFNAYDASGYPIYHTNVLMALGIDFVVICMDAVEEGSRQRLEEQFKETRKEVIDISFKQMESFAGNMLQVEMENHKPLLVMSKSAYDSLNVDQLKKINAKTEILSVAIPTIEQIGGGSARCMMAEVFLPPKGTN; encoded by the coding sequence ATTATCTCAATTATGGCAAAGCAGATCAGTAATACCATCTTAATGGTTAGACCAACTCATTTTGGTTATAATCAGGAGACAGCTTCCAGTAACAAGTTTCAAAAAAAACAAGAGAAACAAGATGCAAAAGACATCAAGCAAAAAGCCTGTGATGAATTTGATCAAATGGTATCAGATTTAAGATCTAAAGGTGTCCAGGTATTGGTTTTTATAGATTCTGAAGATATTTTAAAACCCGATGCTGTTTTTCCGAACAATTGGATCAGCATGCATGAGGATGGAACCTTGATAACATATCCCATGTTTGCGCCGATCAGAAGAAAAGAGAGAAGTGAAAGCATAATTGAATCTTTGATCAAAGATTTTGATGTCAGAAAGCGCTTGTCCCTAGAATTATTTGAAAGTAAAGATTTGTTTTTGGAAGGGACCGGTAGCATAATATTTGACCATGAGCATAAACTTGCTTATGCTTGTCAAAGTGTTAGGACATCCATTGAAGTATTGCAAAAACTTTGTTTGATAATCAATTACAAACCCATACTGTTTAATGCTTATGACGCCTCAGGCTACCCTATATATCATACGAATGTTTTAATGGCTTTAGGTATTGATTTTGTAGTTATTTGCATGGATGCCGTGGAGGAAGGAAGCAGGCAAAGATTAGAAGAACAATTTAAAGAAACGAGAAAGGAGGTTATAGACATTTCTTTTAAGCAAATGGAGTCTTTTGCTGGAAATATGCTTCAGGTTGAAATGGAAAATCATAAACCATTGCTGGTAATGTCAAAATCAGCATATGATTCTTTAAATGTAGATCAACTCAAAAAAATTAACGCCAAAACAGAAATTTTATCAGTAGCAATTCCCACTATAGAGCAAATTGGTGGTGGAAGTGCACGCTGTATGATGGCAGAAGTATTTTTGCCACCAAAAGGCACAAATTAA
- a CDS encoding cysteine desulfurase, whose translation MNQRIYLDNAATTPLLPEVIECITQTSKNIFGNPSAIYKEGAAAKSLIEESRKILSNFLETSPSQVFFTSCGTESSNMIIQAAVRNLNVKTIISSPIEHPCVLYSCKEYAQQGEIQLKYLSPDQFGRIDLNELEFILQQSEAPSLVSLIHTHNELGSITPIKSISEICKKYNAYYHSDTVQSIGSVPLNVTELDIDFATGSGHKFHGPKGIGFVYIKEPTLIKPFIYGGSQERNMRSGTENIIGIAAMAKALQITTESFEQKMNHLTLLNNYLKSGLNKNGISESFNTPEIEFNPKILSVNFPEQKGIEWLLMNLDINGISASGGSACSSGTEKSSHVLNYIRPNAKGKTVRFSFSQLNTIEELDRTIEILLKILKPNI comes from the coding sequence ATGAATCAAAGGATTTACCTCGACAATGCGGCTACTACCCCATTGCTTCCTGAAGTAATTGAATGTATTACTCAAACATCTAAAAATATTTTTGGAAATCCTTCCGCCATCTACAAAGAGGGTGCTGCTGCTAAAAGTTTAATTGAAGAGAGCAGAAAGATTTTGAGTAATTTTTTGGAAACCTCTCCTTCTCAAGTATTTTTTACTTCATGTGGCACGGAATCGTCCAATATGATAATCCAAGCCGCCGTAAGAAATCTAAATGTAAAAACCATCATCAGTTCGCCAATAGAGCATCCATGTGTCCTGTACTCATGCAAGGAATATGCTCAACAAGGAGAAATACAATTAAAATATCTTAGTCCTGATCAATTTGGCAGAATCGACCTCAATGAACTAGAATTCATATTACAACAAAGTGAAGCCCCCTCTCTTGTGAGTTTAATACATACGCACAATGAACTTGGAAGCATTACACCAATCAAATCGATATCAGAGATTTGTAAGAAATACAACGCATACTATCATTCAGACACAGTTCAATCCATTGGAAGTGTTCCCTTAAATGTAACCGAATTAGATATTGATTTTGCAACAGGATCAGGCCATAAATTTCATGGACCCAAAGGCATCGGATTTGTTTATATTAAGGAACCTACACTTATCAAACCATTCATTTATGGTGGTAGTCAGGAAAGAAATATGAGGTCAGGAACTGAAAATATTATTGGTATTGCTGCTATGGCAAAAGCACTCCAAATTACTACCGAATCTTTTGAACAAAAAATGAATCACCTTACCCTACTAAACAATTATTTAAAATCAGGATTGAACAAAAATGGAATCTCGGAATCCTTTAATACACCCGAAATAGAATTCAATCCAAAAATATTGAGCGTCAATTTTCCAGAACAAAAAGGAATTGAATGGCTCTTAATGAATCTCGATATAAATGGAATTTCAGCTTCCGGTGGATCTGCTTGTTCATCAGGAACCGAAAAGTCTTCACATGTTCTTAATTACATCCGCCCAAATGCAAAAGGAAAAACAGTTCGATTTTCATTTTCACAATTGAACACTATAGAAGAATTGGATCGTACGATTGAAATTTTATTAAAAATACTCAAACCGAATATCTAG
- the glmM gene encoding phosphoglucosamine mutase, whose translation MSLIVSVSGIRGTIGGIKGENLSTEDIVKFSLAFGRLILKRNLKPKVVIGRDARVSGEMVSKLVEASLQSLGIDIIDAGLSTTPSIEMAVINLRAAGGIILTASHNPREWNALKLLNEKGEFISAEEGHQIIELSNLEGLVYANIDCIGQKTFYNTSIEDHINSILAIPYLPISLIKSKKYHVVADCINSTGSLAIPVLLDSLGCTYELINSHPDGNFRHNPEPLEEHLTELINATKNKADIGIAVDPDVDRLALVDHQGQYFGEEYTLICCADYLLDVKPGNTVSNLSSSRALADLTLQKGGKHFSSAVGEVHVVNKMKEVGATIGGEGNGGIILPDLHYGRDSLIGIAIVLANMATKNKNLAELKAQYPMYFMYKDKIKIDPTINFEALLKYLSDEYNQARINMVDGLKIDFEDSWIHLRKSNTEPIIRIYSEAKSEMLAKNLVDNIKIKIEQYN comes from the coding sequence ATGAGTCTTATAGTCTCTGTCTCTGGCATTCGGGGAACCATTGGAGGAATAAAAGGAGAAAACCTTAGTACTGAAGATATTGTGAAATTTTCTTTGGCCTTTGGCAGGTTAATTTTAAAGAGAAATTTAAAACCTAAAGTGGTGATAGGAAGGGATGCCAGGGTCTCCGGAGAAATGGTATCTAAGTTAGTTGAGGCAAGTCTCCAAAGCCTTGGCATTGATATTATCGATGCTGGACTTTCGACTACCCCAAGCATTGAAATGGCCGTAATAAATTTAAGGGCGGCTGGAGGAATTATACTTACGGCAAGCCATAATCCGCGGGAATGGAATGCTTTAAAACTGTTAAATGAGAAAGGAGAGTTTATTTCAGCTGAAGAAGGTCATCAAATCATAGAATTAAGCAATCTGGAGGGTTTGGTTTATGCAAACATTGACTGCATTGGACAAAAAACTTTTTATAACACCAGCATTGAAGACCACATAAACTCCATTTTGGCTATCCCATATTTACCGATATCACTAATCAAATCCAAAAAATATCACGTGGTGGCAGACTGTATAAACTCCACCGGCTCTTTGGCTATACCCGTATTATTAGATAGTCTTGGGTGTACTTATGAATTAATAAATTCACATCCTGATGGAAATTTTCGCCATAATCCTGAACCTCTAGAAGAACATTTGACTGAATTAATAAATGCTACAAAAAACAAAGCAGATATAGGCATTGCGGTTGATCCGGATGTTGACAGATTAGCATTGGTAGATCACCAAGGTCAATATTTTGGAGAAGAATATACGCTAATATGTTGCGCAGATTATTTGCTTGATGTAAAACCTGGAAACACTGTTTCAAACCTATCTTCATCGCGAGCTCTTGCTGATCTGACTTTGCAAAAAGGTGGCAAACACTTTTCATCGGCAGTTGGAGAAGTCCATGTGGTCAATAAAATGAAAGAAGTAGGCGCCACAATTGGAGGAGAAGGAAACGGTGGCATTATTTTACCTGATTTACATTATGGAAGAGACTCGTTAATAGGAATAGCCATTGTTTTGGCAAATATGGCTACAAAAAACAAGAATCTGGCTGAATTAAAAGCTCAATATCCAATGTACTTTATGTATAAAGATAAAATTAAAATTGATCCTACAATTAATTTTGAAGCTTTGCTAAAATATCTATCAGATGAGTACAATCAGGCCCGGATAAATATGGTCGATGGTTTAAAAATTGATTTCGAGGATTCCTGGATTCACCTTAGAAAGTCAAACACTGAACCTATAATCAGAATTTACAGCGAAGCAAAATCGGAGATGCTTGCTAAAAACCTGGTAGACAATATCAAAATTAAAATAGAACAATACAATTAA